The Musa acuminata AAA Group cultivar baxijiao chromosome BXJ2-2, Cavendish_Baxijiao_AAA, whole genome shotgun sequence genome contains the following window.
AATTCTTCAACTTGATGTTCGCAACTCAGCATTTCCTAAGTTTAGgatgtattaaaaaaaaaatgaattgaaTGTATGAATGAATGATCTCAGTATATCCTCGTCAAATTGGatgttgtttttcttgttcttttttttttttttgtccctcGATCGAATGATCTCGATGACTCATGTGTTGATTTCAACGTTTGGTAATGAAGCATCCAATTGCACGTTGACATTAATGTCTGGTCTCCGAGTCCACCCACCAACCTCAGTAGCTTGCTTGACCACTTTGTGACATGTAGTTACCATATTGTCAAACTTCCAACTCACCCGTTTTGGCACCGCTGCATCCATTAATCCATTCAACAGTGTCAGCCCCCAATATGATGTACACAGAGTTTGCTTGCTTCTTTTTGGCACCACTGTATATTATCATCGTGGGATCTTAAAATCCAACATCTTTTTCATATCAAAGTGTGCAAATCCATATTTTACTACTGATATCTCTGAACTGTCACAGTAACAATGTAAGACCAAACCCAGATCTACTGTTCTAACACACGTTCACGGATCACCCTCTCGGGAGCTGAACGAGTACAAGACAAAAGCCAcatggaaaagagagagagagagagagagagagagagagagagagagagagagagaggtcaaaGTTCAAAGTGCACAACGCTGTTTGATTTGTATCAAAGCCATCAGTTCGGGCTTTAAAGAGATTAAGCTAATCTAATTGCGGCTCACTCACATCACGTGTGTTTCTTTccccgcgctctctctctctctctctctctctctctttctctatataAGCTCACCCCTGCCACCAAATGAGTCGAATCCATCCCAATCCACCTCTCAAGTTTtctcactctcgattcctccggcTACAATCGCTCATCTCGCTTTCCCTACGGTTGGATCCTTTAGAGGACAGCTACAGGAGATTGCAGGAGTCAATGGAGTTCCATGAATCCACACCACAAAGCGAAGAGGAGATGGACTTGAGAAGAGGGCCTTGGACTGTGGACGAGGACCTTATTCTGATCAACTATATTGCCGCTCATGGCGAAGGGCAATGGAATTCTCTGGCTCGTTCCGCAGGTATCGATCACTCCGAGTCGGCTTTCTACTGCTGTATTTTGAGCTCAACTGTGCTAATGTCTTCTCGATTTCATTGCGTGTCATCAAACAGGACTCAGACGAACGGGAAAGAGCTGTCGACTCCGGTGGCTCAACTATCTTCGACCTGACGTCCGGCGAGGCAACATCACCCCGGAAGAGCAACTCCTCATCCTGGAACTCCACTCGCGATGGGGAAACCGGTAGCTAATCTCCCCCCAAaaccttcttctcttctcctgagGTGCTCTCGCGATTTAGCCCGTGGGTGCTGTTGCAGGTGGTCCAAGATCGCGCAGTACCTGCCCGGGaggaccgacaacgagatcaagaactactggagaaCTCGAGTGCAGAAGCACGCCAAGCAGCTCAAATGCGACGTCAACAGCAAGCAGTTCAAGGACGTCATGCGCTACCTGTGGATGCCTCGCCTCGTCGAGAGAATCCGGGCTTCTTCCGGCAACCAGGTGCTGTCCACCCCGCACGAGGACGACACGTTTCCGATGACCTGCGCTCCGCAACCAAACCAGGTCCCGGAGCTCGCCCGGGTGAAACGGAGCCCGCAGAACTCGAGCACGGCCGGGCCgtcgtcctcgtcctcctcctcggacTCGCGCGGTGTGCAGTTCTCTCCGCCTCCGGTCTCCGACGGCTACTTCGGCAGCATGACTGGAGGTGACGATAACATCGGTGACGTGATCCAGACAGGTGAATGCACCGGAAGCTGGTGGGAGTCGCTGCCGAGCCCGGGCGGTGACACCGTCCTGGGGTTCCCGGAGTTGGACCAGATCACGTGGGGAGAGAGCTTGTGGAGTGTGGAAGACATTTGGCTGCAGCAACAGTTGTAACAAGAGCAGGAAGGGAGGATTGTAAAGAAGAAAAGTCTTTAAAGCACAGATTTGGAGTTGTGAGGAAACA
Protein-coding sequences here:
- the LOC103973490 gene encoding transcription factor JAMYB yields the protein MSRIHPNPPLKFSHSRFLRLQSLISLSLRLDPLEDSYRRLQESMEFHESTPQSEEEMDLRRGPWTVDEDLILINYIAAHGEGQWNSLARSAGLRRTGKSCRLRWLNYLRPDVRRGNITPEEQLLILELHSRWGNRWSKIAQYLPGRTDNEIKNYWRTRVQKHAKQLKCDVNSKQFKDVMRYLWMPRLVERIRASSGNQVLSTPHEDDTFPMTCAPQPNQVPELARVKRSPQNSSTAGPSSSSSSSDSRGVQFSPPPVSDGYFGSMTGGDDNIGDVIQTGECTGSWWESLPSPGGDTVLGFPELDQITWGESLWSVEDIWLQQQL